Proteins encoded together in one Vigna angularis cultivar LongXiaoDou No.4 chromosome 5, ASM1680809v1, whole genome shotgun sequence window:
- the LOC108339132 gene encoding protein FAR1-RELATED SEQUENCE 5-like, whose amino-acid sequence MANAIEQVFPDMRHKWCLWHILKKLPEKFHGYRNNPAIKSELHALIYDCGCPREFENGWEELLTKHGLEQNEWLRNLYEERHKWVPCYLKKKFWAGMSTTQRSEGMNAFFDGFINSTTTLQQFVVQYDNAVRVKAQKEIEADFSSMNTTIACGSQSPIERQFQVEYTHAKFEEVQTEFRSRMNCFIKDTLKEDLWNTYTIKEERMWEGNRLPDKFYKVQFDPLTQTSTCSCQLFEFRGIICRHSLLVFGQEDVYSIPSQYILRRWSKNIRRRHTLITASYSNSTNEPRMERYKLLCKRFYEIAEVACESEVASTQLEKEINCLGKKFGFSSSMTNNIISDVGQLRYDTGACTSIPHSPVGTSDVVVHSPTTVKRKGRPHTNKLKSTIEKRTQRRKSASCTKTSTPPTEQCGARASNVVERDDHAQFQADSIQLSQDTEMGHFGFLSLLSVVHNNFDNNIS is encoded by the exons ATGGCCAACGCTATTGAACAAGTGTTTCCTGATATGAGGCACAAGTGGTGTTTATGGCACATCCTGAAGAAGTTGCCTGAAAAATTCCACGGGTATAGAAATAATCCCGCTATCAAAAGCGAACTACATGCGCTTATATATGATTGTGGTTGTccaagagaatttgaaaatggttgGGAGGAACTACTTACCAAACATGGATTGGAGCAAAATGAATGGCTACGTAATTTGTACGAAGAGAGACATAAATGGGTTCCGTgttacttgaaaaaaaaattttgggCCGGCATGTCTACCACTCAGAGAAGTGAAGGAATGAATGCTTTTTTTGATGGATTTATCAATTCGACAACCACACTTCAACAATTTGTGGTTCAATACGACAATGCTGTTAGGGTAAAGGCCCAGAAGGAAATAGAAGCAGACTTCTCCTCCATGAACACCACTATTGCATGTGGCTCTCAGTCACCGATTGAGAGACAATTTCAAGTCGAATACACACATGCAAAGTTTGAGGAGGTCCAAACTGAGTTCCGTTCAAGGATGAATTGTTTCATCAAAGACACCTTAAAGGAGGACTTATGGAACACTTACACTATAAAAGAGGAACGAATGTGGGagggtaatcgtttaccagatAAATTTTACAAAGTTCAATTTGATCCCCTGACACAGACAAGCACTTGCTCTTGCCAACTATTTGAGTTTAGAGGAATTATATGTCGCCATTCCCTCTTGGTATTTGGTCAAGAAGATGTTTACAGTATTCCCTCACAATACATTTTGCGGCGTTGGAGCAAAAATATCCGAAGAAGACACACACTAATAACAGCATCGTATAGTAATTCCACTAATGAACCACGCATGGAAAGATACAAACTGTTGTGCAAACGTTTTTATGAAATTGCTGAAGTTGCATGTGAGTCTGAGGTTGCTagtactcaattggaaaaagaaattaattgtcTCGGTAAAAAATTTGGGTTCAGTTCATCCATGACAAATAACATCATTAGTGATGTAGGCCAACTAAGATACGATACTGGTGCATGCACATCAATACCACATAGTCCAGTTGGAACATCTGATGTCGTTGTACATAGTCCTACAACTGTTAAGCGAAAAGGACGTCCACACACAAACAAGTTGAAGTCCACTATTGAGAAAAGAACCCAAAGAAGAAAGTCAGCTTCATGCACAAAGACTTCAACACCACCCACTGAACAATGC GGGGCAAGGGCATCTAATGTTGTTGAACGTGATGACCATGCTCAGTTTCAAGCCGACTCTATCCAACTATCACAAGATACCGAAATGGGTCATTTTGGATTTTTGTCGTTGTTGTCAGTTGTACATAACAATTTCGATAACAACATCAGTTGA
- the LOC108339131 gene encoding protein FAR1-RELATED SEQUENCE 5-like, whose translation MSTYTIDVDEVNEYNDNVDDRNEILLEMDPTVHMCFESMIEAKKFYTNYAIRCGFAVRTRTSKKDKDNNIYYLRIVCSREGKYMSSIKPVVKTLPSQIDQCPAGITIAKKDDKWFIKTVVLDHNHDLCPNNSNLFAANRKLSMQAKHTLEVNHDAGVRLNKSFLSIVNDVGGYENMDFVERDARNYIGQHIRSLCKDGDDQALLRHFSSMKDRNNEFFYDIALDEGNKICSVFWADARSRAACEEFGDVVSFDTTYLTNKYDMPFAPFVGVNHHGHSILLGCGLLSSEESSRYYY comes from the coding sequence ATGTCGACGTACACAATTGAtgtggatgaagtgaatgagtaTAATGACAATGTTGATGACCgtaatgaaattttattggAAATGGACCCAACAGTGCATATGTGTTTTGAATCAATGATTGAAGCTAAAAAATTTTACACAAACTACGCCATTAGATGTGGGTTTGCCGTGCGGACTAGAACttctaaaaaagataaagacaaCAACATCTACTACTTGAGAATAGTTTGTTCAAGGGAGGGCAAATATATGTCTTCCATCAAACCAGTGGTCAAAACACTTCCAAGTCAAATTGACCAATGTCCTGCTGGGATAACCATTGCAAAGAAGGACGACAAGTGGTTTATAAAAACTGTTGTTCTGGACCACAACCATGATCTTTGCCCAAATAACTCCAACCTATTTGCAGCGAATAGAAAGTTAAGCATGCAAGCAAAACACACCTTGGAGGTCAACCATGATGCTGGAGTTAGGTTAAATAAGAGTTTCCTTAGCATTGTCAACGATGTCGGGGGCTATGAAAACATGGACTTCGTCGAGCGGGACGCGAGAAACTACATTGGCCAACACATAAGATCTTTATGTAAGGATGGTGATGATCAAGCACTCCTACGACACTTTTCTTCAATGAAAGATAGAAATAACGAGTTCTTCTATGACATTGCACTAGATGAAGGGAATAAAATCTGTAGTGTGTTTTGGGCTGATGCAAGAAGTCGTGCTGCATGTGAAGAATTTGGTGATGTTGTTTCCTTTGACACGACTTACTTAACAAATAAGTACGACATGCCATTTGCGCCTTTTGTTGGAGTTAACCATCATGGACACTCCATTTTACTTGGTTGTGGATTGTTGTCTTCGGAAGAGTCCTCAAGGTATTATTACTGA
- the LOC108339702 gene encoding E3 ubiquitin-protein ligase CCNB1IP1 homolog isoform X3, with product MRCNACWRELEGRAISTTCGHLLCTDDANKILSNDGACPICDQVLSKSLMKPVDVNPNDEWVNMAMAGVSPQILMKSAYRSVMFYIGQKELEMQFKMNKIVAQCRQKCEMMQEKFTEKLEQVHTAYQKMAKKCQIMQQEIESLTKDNQELQEKFAEKSRQKRKLDEMYDQLRNEFDSVKRSAIQPANNYYSRNEHDLFSNPPNMIDDREIGRKGPRDDVWPARQNSNNSGPFDLSVVSPAKQTAIAGDAGNRRAGAHPFGPGATNNPSMTLRNMILSPIKRPQLSRNRPQLFTL from the exons ATGAGATGCAATGCATGCTGGCGAGAATTAGAAGGGCGAGCGATTTCCACAACCTGTGGTCACCTATTAT GCACAGATGATGCGAATAAGATATTAAGCAATGATggagcatgtcctatatgtgatcAAGTCCTTTCTAAGAG TCTCATGAAACCTGTGGATGTCAATCCCAATGATGAATGGGTCAAT ATGGCCATGGCAGGAGTATCTCCACAGATAT TAATGAAAAGTGCATATAGAAGTGTGATGTTCTACATTGGGCAAAAAGAACTGGAGATGCAGTTTAAGATGAACAAGATCGTTGCTCAATGCCGGCAGAAATGTGAGATGATGCAAGAGAAGTTTACAGAAAAACTAGAGCAGGTCCACACTGCTTACCAAAAGATGGCTAAGAAGTGTCAGATTATGCAACAGGAAATTGAGAGCTTAACCAAGGACAATCAAGAACTTCAGGAAAAATTTGCTGAAAAATCCAG gCAGAAGAGAAAATTGGATGAAATGTATGACCAGCTGAGGAATGAGTTTGACTCAGTGAAGCGATCTGCCATACAGCCTGCAAACAACTATTATTCCAGAAATGAGCACGACTTGTTCTCTAACCCGCCAAACATGATTGATGACAGAGAAATTGGCAGAAAAG GACCAAGAGATGATGTCTGGCCAGCAAGGCAGAATAGCAATAACTCCGGTCCCTTTGATCTCTCCGTTGTCTCACCGGCAAAACAAACGGCCATCGCAGGGGACGCTGGTAACAGAAGGGCTGGTGCTCATCCTTTTGGACCAGGTGCTACTAATAATCCATCCATGACTTTGAGGAACATGATACTATCTCCAATAAAGAGGCCTCAACTCTCACGTAACCGCCCTCAGTTATTCAC ATTGTAG
- the LOC108339702 gene encoding E3 ubiquitin-protein ligase CCNB1IP1 homolog isoform X1 — MRCNACWRELEGRAISTTCGHLLCTDDANKILSNDGACPICDQVLSKSLMKPVDVNPNDEWVNMAMAGVSPQILMKSAYRSVMFYIGQKELEMQFKMNKIVAQCRQKCEMMQEKFTEKLEQVHTAYQKMAKKCQIMQQEIESLTKDNQELQEKFAEKSRQKRKLDEMYDQLRNEFDSVKRSAIQPANNYYSRNEHDLFSNPPNMIDDREIGRKGGPVFTPATPGPRDDVWPARQNSNNSGPFDLSVVSPAKQTAIAGDAGNRRAGAHPFGPGATNNPSMTLRNMILSPIKRPQLSRNRPQLFTL, encoded by the exons ATGAGATGCAATGCATGCTGGCGAGAATTAGAAGGGCGAGCGATTTCCACAACCTGTGGTCACCTATTAT GCACAGATGATGCGAATAAGATATTAAGCAATGATggagcatgtcctatatgtgatcAAGTCCTTTCTAAGAG TCTCATGAAACCTGTGGATGTCAATCCCAATGATGAATGGGTCAAT ATGGCCATGGCAGGAGTATCTCCACAGATAT TAATGAAAAGTGCATATAGAAGTGTGATGTTCTACATTGGGCAAAAAGAACTGGAGATGCAGTTTAAGATGAACAAGATCGTTGCTCAATGCCGGCAGAAATGTGAGATGATGCAAGAGAAGTTTACAGAAAAACTAGAGCAGGTCCACACTGCTTACCAAAAGATGGCTAAGAAGTGTCAGATTATGCAACAGGAAATTGAGAGCTTAACCAAGGACAATCAAGAACTTCAGGAAAAATTTGCTGAAAAATCCAG gCAGAAGAGAAAATTGGATGAAATGTATGACCAGCTGAGGAATGAGTTTGACTCAGTGAAGCGATCTGCCATACAGCCTGCAAACAACTATTATTCCAGAAATGAGCACGACTTGTTCTCTAACCCGCCAAACATGATTGATGACAGAGAAATTGGCAGAAAAG GTGGGCCGGTATTCACTCCTGCCACTCCAGGACCAAGAGATGATGTCTGGCCAGCAAGGCAGAATAGCAATAACTCCGGTCCCTTTGATCTCTCCGTTGTCTCACCGGCAAAACAAACGGCCATCGCAGGGGACGCTGGTAACAGAAGGGCTGGTGCTCATCCTTTTGGACCAGGTGCTACTAATAATCCATCCATGACTTTGAGGAACATGATACTATCTCCAATAAAGAGGCCTCAACTCTCACGTAACCGCCCTCAGTTATTCAC ATTGTAG
- the LOC108339702 gene encoding E3 ubiquitin-protein ligase CCNB1IP1 homolog isoform X5, whose translation MRCNACWRELEGRAISTTCGHLLLMKSAYRSVMFYIGQKELEMQFKMNKIVAQCRQKCEMMQEKFTEKLEQVHTAYQKMAKKCQIMQQEIESLTKDNQELQEKFAEKSRQKRKLDEMYDQLRNEFDSVKRSAIQPANNYYSRNEHDLFSNPPNMIDDREIGRKGGPVFTPATPGPRDDVWPARQNSNNSGPFDLSVVSPAKQTAIAGDAGNRRAGAHPFGPGATNNPSMTLRNMILSPIKRPQLSRNRPQLFTL comes from the exons ATGAGATGCAATGCATGCTGGCGAGAATTAGAAGGGCGAGCGATTTCCACAACCTGTGGTCACCTATTAT TAATGAAAAGTGCATATAGAAGTGTGATGTTCTACATTGGGCAAAAAGAACTGGAGATGCAGTTTAAGATGAACAAGATCGTTGCTCAATGCCGGCAGAAATGTGAGATGATGCAAGAGAAGTTTACAGAAAAACTAGAGCAGGTCCACACTGCTTACCAAAAGATGGCTAAGAAGTGTCAGATTATGCAACAGGAAATTGAGAGCTTAACCAAGGACAATCAAGAACTTCAGGAAAAATTTGCTGAAAAATCCAG gCAGAAGAGAAAATTGGATGAAATGTATGACCAGCTGAGGAATGAGTTTGACTCAGTGAAGCGATCTGCCATACAGCCTGCAAACAACTATTATTCCAGAAATGAGCACGACTTGTTCTCTAACCCGCCAAACATGATTGATGACAGAGAAATTGGCAGAAAAG GTGGGCCGGTATTCACTCCTGCCACTCCAGGACCAAGAGATGATGTCTGGCCAGCAAGGCAGAATAGCAATAACTCCGGTCCCTTTGATCTCTCCGTTGTCTCACCGGCAAAACAAACGGCCATCGCAGGGGACGCTGGTAACAGAAGGGCTGGTGCTCATCCTTTTGGACCAGGTGCTACTAATAATCCATCCATGACTTTGAGGAACATGATACTATCTCCAATAAAGAGGCCTCAACTCTCACGTAACCGCCCTCAGTTATTCAC ATTGTAG
- the LOC108339702 gene encoding E3 ubiquitin-protein ligase CCNB1IP1 homolog isoform X4, with the protein MRCNACWRELEGRAISTTCGHLLCTDDANKILSNDGACPICDQVLSKSLMKPVDVNPNDEWVNMAMAGVSPQILMKSAYRSVMFYIGQKELEMQFKMNKIVAQCRQKCEMMQEKFTEKLEQVHTAYQKMAKKCQIMQQEIESLTKDNQELQEKFAEKSRQKRKLDEMYDQLRNEFDSVKRSAIQPANNYYSRNEHDLFSNPPNMIDDREIGRKGPRDDVWPARQNSNNSGPFDLSVVSPAKQTAIAGDAGNRRAGAHPFGPGATNNPSMTLRNMILSPIKRPQLSRNRPQLFT; encoded by the exons ATGAGATGCAATGCATGCTGGCGAGAATTAGAAGGGCGAGCGATTTCCACAACCTGTGGTCACCTATTAT GCACAGATGATGCGAATAAGATATTAAGCAATGATggagcatgtcctatatgtgatcAAGTCCTTTCTAAGAG TCTCATGAAACCTGTGGATGTCAATCCCAATGATGAATGGGTCAAT ATGGCCATGGCAGGAGTATCTCCACAGATAT TAATGAAAAGTGCATATAGAAGTGTGATGTTCTACATTGGGCAAAAAGAACTGGAGATGCAGTTTAAGATGAACAAGATCGTTGCTCAATGCCGGCAGAAATGTGAGATGATGCAAGAGAAGTTTACAGAAAAACTAGAGCAGGTCCACACTGCTTACCAAAAGATGGCTAAGAAGTGTCAGATTATGCAACAGGAAATTGAGAGCTTAACCAAGGACAATCAAGAACTTCAGGAAAAATTTGCTGAAAAATCCAG gCAGAAGAGAAAATTGGATGAAATGTATGACCAGCTGAGGAATGAGTTTGACTCAGTGAAGCGATCTGCCATACAGCCTGCAAACAACTATTATTCCAGAAATGAGCACGACTTGTTCTCTAACCCGCCAAACATGATTGATGACAGAGAAATTGGCAGAAAAG GACCAAGAGATGATGTCTGGCCAGCAAGGCAGAATAGCAATAACTCCGGTCCCTTTGATCTCTCCGTTGTCTCACCGGCAAAACAAACGGCCATCGCAGGGGACGCTGGTAACAGAAGGGCTGGTGCTCATCCTTTTGGACCAGGTGCTACTAATAATCCATCCATGACTTTGAGGAACATGATACTATCTCCAATAAAGAGGCCTCAACTCTCACGTAACCGCCCTCAGTTATTCACGTAA
- the LOC108339702 gene encoding E3 ubiquitin-protein ligase CCNB1IP1 homolog isoform X2, translating into MRCNACWRELEGRAISTTCGHLLCTDDANKILSNDGACPICDQVLSKSLMKPVDVNPNDEWVNMAMAGVSPQILMKSAYRSVMFYIGQKELEMQFKMNKIVAQCRQKCEMMQEKFTEKLEQVHTAYQKMAKKCQIMQQEIESLTKDNQELQEKFAEKSRQKRKLDEMYDQLRNEFDSVKRSAIQPANNYYSRNEHDLFSNPPNMIDDREIGRKGGPVFTPATPGPRDDVWPARQNSNNSGPFDLSVVSPAKQTAIAGDAGNRRAGAHPFGPGATNNPSMTLRNMILSPIKRPQLSRNRPQLFT; encoded by the exons ATGAGATGCAATGCATGCTGGCGAGAATTAGAAGGGCGAGCGATTTCCACAACCTGTGGTCACCTATTAT GCACAGATGATGCGAATAAGATATTAAGCAATGATggagcatgtcctatatgtgatcAAGTCCTTTCTAAGAG TCTCATGAAACCTGTGGATGTCAATCCCAATGATGAATGGGTCAAT ATGGCCATGGCAGGAGTATCTCCACAGATAT TAATGAAAAGTGCATATAGAAGTGTGATGTTCTACATTGGGCAAAAAGAACTGGAGATGCAGTTTAAGATGAACAAGATCGTTGCTCAATGCCGGCAGAAATGTGAGATGATGCAAGAGAAGTTTACAGAAAAACTAGAGCAGGTCCACACTGCTTACCAAAAGATGGCTAAGAAGTGTCAGATTATGCAACAGGAAATTGAGAGCTTAACCAAGGACAATCAAGAACTTCAGGAAAAATTTGCTGAAAAATCCAG gCAGAAGAGAAAATTGGATGAAATGTATGACCAGCTGAGGAATGAGTTTGACTCAGTGAAGCGATCTGCCATACAGCCTGCAAACAACTATTATTCCAGAAATGAGCACGACTTGTTCTCTAACCCGCCAAACATGATTGATGACAGAGAAATTGGCAGAAAAG GTGGGCCGGTATTCACTCCTGCCACTCCAGGACCAAGAGATGATGTCTGGCCAGCAAGGCAGAATAGCAATAACTCCGGTCCCTTTGATCTCTCCGTTGTCTCACCGGCAAAACAAACGGCCATCGCAGGGGACGCTGGTAACAGAAGGGCTGGTGCTCATCCTTTTGGACCAGGTGCTACTAATAATCCATCCATGACTTTGAGGAACATGATACTATCTCCAATAAAGAGGCCTCAACTCTCACGTAACCGCCCTCAGTTATTCACGTAA